The genomic interval GCGACGGCTAACCACATCAGCCTTGGACAAACGGTGGTCGATGCGAAGAGCAACGAGATCACAGCGATTCCTAAATTGCTGGAAATCATCGACGTTTCCGGAGGTTTGGTAACGATTGATGCAATGGGCTGCCAAACAGAGATCGCTGCAAAGATCGTTGACGAAGGTGCGGACTATTGCTTGGCAGTGAAAGGGAACCAACCGACACTTCACGAGGGAATCAAGGCCTTCTTCTTGGATCATCTTGAGGATGACTTTGCCCGAATCGAGGTGTTTGAACATCACACGAAGGAGACCGATCACGGACGTGTGGATGAGCGTAGCTACTACTTGTGCAAGGTTCCCAGCGATCTTCCAGACGCCAGTCGTTGGAAAAATCTCAGTGCCATCGGTATGTCGATCAACAACACGGAACGTCGAAAGGGCGACGAGATCGCAGTGCGTTATTACATACTCAGCAAAACACTTGAAGGAGAATCGTTTGCCTGTGCTGTGCGTAACCACTGGGGCATCGAGAACAGCTGTCATTGGCAGTTGGACGTGACGTTTGGCGAAGACCAATGTCGCATTCGCAAAGGTCATGGTGACGAGAACTTCAGCACGCTTAGACGGACGGCCTTAAGCTTGCTCAAGCAAGAGAAAACTGCGAAGTGTGGAGTCAAGAACAGGCGGCTCACCGCCGGGTGGGACGATGACTACATGGAAAAGGTCGTTTTCAGTCGGTAAATCGCCGTGCAATCGCCCTGTTGACGCTCACTGGAGGAAGGCAGCCTGCACCATTTACAAACTATTGGGCAGTACCCAACGCATTTTCTTTCCGTCTACTGCCCGATACTCCTAACGGATCTACAAATCAATTATTGCGAATATTCTGCGTGATACCCGCATCCATACTACGTGTTCGGCAGGGACTTCTAGCAGTATTCGACCAGTGGCTTGAAAAGCTACCCAAAACACTGAACGCCAGAGAGCTCATAAACGTCCTTTTCCTCTACCCAATTCTCGTTTTGACCTCCTTGGCATTGCCAAAAGGTATCTTCCCACTCGCACTCGCAATCACCTTCTTTCCAGCACTCATAGTGATCGGGATTGGCTTCATCGGCTAAACGCCCCTCCTCCTCGGAGGCCGCGTTCCTTTGCTCTTTCACAGTGGCGTTGTAGTCATCATCGTACCAGCGCCAATCTTTGTTTACGCAAATCGCTGACGTTTCTGGATTCCCACACTGTGATGTCTGGCCAGTTAAGCAACCAGAATAGCTCGCGGTACCGCATACGCGAACATAATTGTACGGAACAACATACCGTACGCAATCTTGAGCAGCCAGCGTGCCTGCAGCAACTACTAAAAGACTACAAGTAAATGCAAATCTCATTCTTCTCACCTCAGTAAAGCGTTTAGGAATCAAGAAACCGGAATCGAGCCGTAAACCCAATCTCGCCACACGAGATCTTTGCTTCCACATCCGTGGACAAGCTTGCATCACGAATCCAATCGGACAAATCACTGCTAAATGATAGCGAGACACCTTGCTTTAAGACTGTCATCTTCGCTTCAACCGTCTTGCTTGCCGTCCCTCCCTCTTTCAACTTCAGCTCTATAAATACATCTATTCTTGAATTCTCTTTTGGAATAATTGACGATACGTCGCCAAACAAAAAAAATCGCAAATCTCTTGCTGCTGCAATGTACAAAGTTTTTGGCACTGCCCGAATGACGCCCTCATATTTGACGCGGATTGAGACTGGCTCAAACTTCCGATCGCCTTCAACCCGGGGCTGCAAATGAATGGCTTCGTAAAACTGGCCGCTGTCATTTCGTGCAATCTTCAGCCACACTTCGTCATCAAGAACCCTCTTCTCAAGGATCTTAAATTGGTCACTATCAGGTTCGAAGCTAATCGAATCTAGAGCGATAGTCCCATCACGGATCTCCAACGTAACCTCTCCTTCTCCGTCCTCACCAATCACCAACTCACTCTGGGGCCATACAGGAGCCTGGATTCGCCCTTTCAATTCGATAGTATGCTGGCGCCCAGAGATAATTACATCAACTGATTCCGCAAACGCCCCCAGCCCCTTTCTTGACACTTGAATAAGAACGCTTTGACTTCCCTCCGGCGAAATCTCTCTCTCACTTGATTGAGCAATCGTACACCCGCAGGAGCTTTTTATCCGTTCAATACGGATACCGTGCTCCCCACTATTGATGACAACAACACGCCCCTGGAAAACCGACCCAAGAAAGGCAGTACCAAGCTCTAGCCGATGCCTGGACTGCTCACCGTTGGACATTATCCGGCCGTAGACAGGAAGCTTCTCAACAGCCTCGCTGGAGAGAACAATCTCACTTTTATGAATTGCCTCATCACCGAGCACGTGATTTCGAGAGAGACCAACGATCGCAGCGAAGCACGAGAAGACAAGAAGACAAGAAGATGCCTGTTCATCAGAAGCCCCAGTGTTGTACGAACCAAAGTCGAACGTCCTTAACGCTATGAATTTCAACAAGAGAGTCAAGCAAAATGTTTGGAAAATCACACATTAGTTTCACGCTTGGTTTAAAGCCTCATGTTTTGTAGTGAAACTGAGAGAGAGGCACTGCCAGGGGCTATTGTTTTGTTTTGGGAGGGCAAAAGGCTCGCCTCGACGAAGATTCCTGAGTTTTCAAAGGGCGTTTTTTTCGGAGGAAGGGCTTAAGTTTTTAGTTCATCCGCAGATTCAGTTGTTGTAAGTTGCAGGGTTCCCGACGCAACGAATCGCGGGAAAGAGCTTCCCTGGGGATTGCGGTTGGGACGGCTGTCACCAGCCTCCACCCCGCACAGATCCGTACGCGAAGTACTACCTCATACGGCTCCTGCTGCTAGTCGAGCGCGAAATCGATCTTCCGGATAGGGATGAAGGATTTTCGGCTGAGGAAGGTAACGTATTCAGCTTTTCTGGGGTCAGGCCTTGCATTGGGGTTTCGACGGCAATAGATTCAGCAGCCGCGTGATCGTTCTCCGCTCCGAAGTTGACCATGCCTCGCCCTCACCCCGCTGGTCCGCCGTGCCGAGCGACAACATACCCAGTCGCCGCCGTGGCTACGACGGGCAACTTCGATTGAAGACAGGTTGCAATTGAAAACCCAACGCAAAGCCTGACCCCGGACACGGTAACCCTAAAATCCATCAAGCAGGCAGTATCGCAAAATGCGATTTTTCATACGACATGTTTTGATACTAATTTCCGTGACTTCCATTGCTTTCTGGTCGAGTCATCGTGGAATGGTGCTATACGGAACGAATGGGGCGATTATATTTCTGTCGATTTTTTCAGTGTTTGCTATCGGGTTGAGTTTGGCGGCGTTAAATTGGCGAACTTCCTCGGCAATGCAGCGAATATGCTATATGGGTATTTTGGGGCTTGCTCTATCATTTTTATTCTTCCCACAATCTCTTATTTCCGGGCATGACAGAATGCGTCAGGATGCGATTGTCGATGCTAGGATAAAGCAAATACGAAATGCCCTTTCGTCAGATGATCGATTTCGACATATTGATGTTGCTTACGCTAGAAGTGGCTCGCCAGGTCATTCTCCTATGCTAGGGACTCTATATTTAACAGGGGAAGTTGCCGAGCCATTTCTTGTTGATCTGCGAACCACGATTACGAATGACCCGATGGGTTTCCAGCTAGATGTTGAAGGAGACAATTACGTGTTTATTACTTGGAATGTCGTAGTGCGTAAAAATGACAATATAAAGTCGGGCGTTCGCTAGATGTTACTGTTTTGGTCCAGCGTGAATTGGAGTCGAGCGTGATCTTTGCTAATTGGACACGTGGAACTTAAGAGTCGGAAATGGTTGGAAGTACCTGGGGGACCAGTCCCCCAAGTACTCCACGTCTTTCCTGTTTTCAAACCTTACTCTTGCGAATAGCAACGGTCAGTTTCGACTCCAGTTCACGCTGAACCAAAACATGATCGTTCTCCGCTCCGAAGTTGACCATGCCTCGTCCTCACCGCGCTGGTCCGCCGTGCCGAGCGACAACATACCCAGTCGCCGTCGTGGCGACGACGGGCAACTTCGATTGAAGACAGGCTGCAATTGAAAACCCAAAGCAAAGCCTGACCCCGGACACGGTCGTCGCTGCGGACACGGTCGTCGCACAAAGCCTGACCCCGGACACGGTCGTCGCACCTCAAAAAAACAACCCCACCTCCAAACCATCGCGATGAGCGTCGGCAAACCGGTCAACCACGTCTCATTGAGTGAGCTGAATTGGAATCGAATCATTCCGCAGCAAAAGAAGAACCACTAATCTTCACTAATGAAACACTAATCGGAGAGAGTCTTTCGCGAGATCCCGAGCTGAAACTTCACCCACCGCCAACTGCACGTGTCCATCCCGTGAGCGCTCTTGCTGATTAGTGTTCTATTAGTGCCGATTAGTGTTCCCCAAAAAACTCACCCACCTATGAATCAGCGAGACACCCTTCGACTATCCTTTCAACGATTGCTCATCGGTTAAGCTGGCGAGGAGTCGTTCGTCAGGAGGATCGCTAACCACTTCGATCTTGCTGCGTTGGAGACTCGCCATCATCGTTCAATAACCATTGCCAAGCGAATGCCTGAGAGATCACCAAGAATGCACCGAAATGATAGAACGGCTCGCCTCAACCTCTACTCGCTCGATTTGCCGAAACGCCTGACCGCATTTGCGTTTTTGTCGCTGACTGTGTCCTGTGTGTCTTTGCTGGCGAGCCGCTCAGCCAAGGCCGAGTCAACGTCTCGCCCCAATGTCGTGATGTTGCTGGCCGATGACCTCGGTTATCAAGACGTCGGTTGCTACGACGGGCCGGTGCTGACACCGACCATCGATTCTTTGGCTACAGACGGCACACGCTTTTCAGATTTTTATTCCGGATGCGCGGTGTGCTCGCCGTCGCGTGCCACGTTGCTGACCGGCCGTCATCACATCCGTGCCGGCGTTTACAGTTGGATCAACGACGCGTCACAGCAATCTCATTTGCTGCTCCGCGAAGTCACTCTCGCTGAGATCCTGCACGACGCGGGCTACTCGACCGCGCACATCGGCAAGTGGCACCTTGGGCTGCCCACCGATGATCGTGACAAGCCGACACCGAGCGACCATGGATTTGATCACTGGTTTGCAACCTTCAACAACGCCAGCCCCAGTCACCACAACCCGGACAACTTCATCCGTAACGGTGAGCCGGTGGGAAAATTAGAAGGTTACTCCTGTCAGATCGTTGCCGACGAAGCCACACGTTGGTTGGACTCGAAACGAGACCCTGGTAAACCGTTTTTCTTGAACGTCTGGTTTCATGAACCGCACGCACCGATCGCCGCACCGAAGGATTTGGTCACGCGATACGGCAAGCCCAATGACAAGGCCGCCGTCTACTCCGGAACGATCGACAACACCGACACGGCGATTGCTCGTTTACTCGACAAGCTCAAGGCGATGCAGTGCCTGGAGAACACGCTGATCATCTACGCCTCGGACAACGGCAGCTACCGTGATGACAGAACCGGTGGCTTGCGAGGCCGCAAGGGAATGAACTGGGATGGTGGCATCCGTGTGCCGGGAATCTTTCACTGGCCCGGCAAGATCTCAGCCGGAGTGGTTGCCCGTCAGCCCGCCGGTTTGGTCGACGTGCTGCCCACGGTTTGTGGCTTGCTGGGACTGCCCAAGCCCGCCGGCGTGCACCTCGACGGCAGTGACCTGTCGCCGATCTTGACCGGCAACGCGGATGGGTTCACCCGTCATCAGCCACTTTTCTGGCATTTGCAAAAATCTCGACCGATCGTCGCCATGCGAGACGGGGACTACTCCCTGGTCGCCGATCCCGACTACGAGCTATCGACCAGTAATATGTTCGACGAAACCTGGATTCCAGCCATCAAAAACGGCAGCTATACCCACTTTCAGCTGTTCAATCTCGCGGACGACCCGGCTCAGACCACCGACATCGCCGAGCAACACCCCGAAATCGTTGCCCGAATGCGTGAAAAACTGCTGTCGATCAACGCCAGCGTGATGGCCGATGGACCGGATTGGCACCTGCAATCGAATTGACACGGCATACGAATTGCTGAGAAATTGGTTTCAGTACTGCCGTCTGCCGTGTCGACAGGCATCTGGCGGGGCAGGGTGTTAGAAAGCAATTACATCCCTGCCAGCGTGAACGTGCCCAACGTGAACGTGCCGCCACCATTTCCCACCCACCAAGTTCGCAGAGCCGCCGATGTCCAATCAATCCGGGTTCATGACCGCATTTGCCGTGCTCGTCATCGCAGCGGCGGGCATCGCCATTTGGAATCGATCACACACACCGTCGTTGCCGGCATCGGCCGAGTCGCTGGTGGAGTACTCTGCGGACGCGGACGCACCCACACAGCCCAACCTGCGGCTGATCAAATTCGGTGCAACTTGGTGCCCGCCGTGCCGAGCGTTGGACTCCGAATTGGAACAACTGAATTTGACTCACAGTGACATGGTGTCCGTGATCAAAGTCGACGTGGATGAGCACCCGGAATTGGCAGAGGAGTACAACGTCAACGGCATTCCGCGGCTCCTGCTGGTCCAAGGAAACCAAATCATCGGCGACCAAATCGGCTACTACACACACGACGAACTCACAAGGTGGATTCGCGAAACGGCAGCGGCGAATCCCGTAAAAAGCGAGTAGCGCGTAGACGCGTCTCTCCGAGACGCGAAACTGCGAGTCTCGGAGAGACTCGCCTACGTGTCCAGCACCCCGGTCGAGGGGCGAGCCCGATCGGGACGCTGTGTCGCACCTTTTCTGACATCAAACCGCCCCTCTGGCGGGAGTTTGCGGCCTGGGGGAATTGGGCGGCGAACTATCGATCCGGTAGGCAGAGCGTTAAACTGTTTCTCCATAGTGTGCGTTTCGTCCTGCGAGCCACGATGGTCCACCAGATTCCA from Stieleria varia carries:
- a CDS encoding ISAs1 family transposase; its protein translation is MHLSDPNTNLRSSSQITQCGAIALCAVIAGADDFVAIAKFANTKKEWFSKFLDMTAGVPSHDRFNAILNAVKPEEFEPMLLEWITQLHKITDGQVIAIDGKTLRRSYDTATGKAAIHMVSAWATANHISLGQTVVDAKSNEITAIPKLLEIIDVSGGLVTIDAMGCQTEIAAKIVDEGADYCLAVKGNQPTLHEGIKAFFLDHLEDDFARIEVFEHHTKETDHGRVDERSYYLCKVPSDLPDASRWKNLSAIGMSINNTERRKGDEIAVRYYILSKTLEGESFACAVRNHWGIENSCHWQLDVTFGEDQCRIRKGHGDENFSTLRRTALSLLKQEKTAKCGVKNRRLTAGWDDDYMEKVVFSR
- a CDS encoding DUF1573 domain-containing protein; this translates as MTLLLKFIALRTFDFGSYNTGASDEQASSCLLVFSCFAAIVGLSRNHVLGDEAIHKSEIVLSSEAVEKLPVYGRIMSNGEQSRHRLELGTAFLGSVFQGRVVVINSGEHGIRIERIKSSCGCTIAQSSEREISPEGSQSVLIQVSRKGLGAFAESVDVIISGRQHTIELKGRIQAPVWPQSELVIGEDGEGEVTLEIRDGTIALDSISFEPDSDQFKILEKRVLDDEVWLKIARNDSGQFYEAIHLQPRVEGDRKFEPVSIRVKYEGVIRAVPKTLYIAAARDLRFFLFGDVSSIIPKENSRIDVFIELKLKEGGTASKTVEAKMTVLKQGVSLSFSSDLSDWIRDASLSTDVEAKISCGEIGFTARFRFLDS
- a CDS encoding sulfatase-like hydrolase/transferase codes for the protein MHRNDRTARLNLYSLDLPKRLTAFAFLSLTVSCVSLLASRSAKAESTSRPNVVMLLADDLGYQDVGCYDGPVLTPTIDSLATDGTRFSDFYSGCAVCSPSRATLLTGRHHIRAGVYSWINDASQQSHLLLREVTLAEILHDAGYSTAHIGKWHLGLPTDDRDKPTPSDHGFDHWFATFNNASPSHHNPDNFIRNGEPVGKLEGYSCQIVADEATRWLDSKRDPGKPFFLNVWFHEPHAPIAAPKDLVTRYGKPNDKAAVYSGTIDNTDTAIARLLDKLKAMQCLENTLIIYASDNGSYRDDRTGGLRGRKGMNWDGGIRVPGIFHWPGKISAGVVARQPAGLVDVLPTVCGLLGLPKPAGVHLDGSDLSPILTGNADGFTRHQPLFWHLQKSRPIVAMRDGDYSLVADPDYELSTSNMFDETWIPAIKNGSYTHFQLFNLADDPAQTTDIAEQHPEIVARMREKLLSINASVMADGPDWHLQSN
- a CDS encoding thioredoxin family protein is translated as MSNQSGFMTAFAVLVIAAAGIAIWNRSHTPSLPASAESLVEYSADADAPTQPNLRLIKFGATWCPPCRALDSELEQLNLTHSDMVSVIKVDVDEHPELAEEYNVNGIPRLLLVQGNQIIGDQIGYYTHDELTRWIRETAAANPVKSE